A region from the Toxotes jaculatrix isolate fToxJac2 chromosome 2, fToxJac2.pri, whole genome shotgun sequence genome encodes:
- the LOC121191479 gene encoding uncharacterized protein LOC121191479, with product MKLKEDQLRRSEFAEALLDLQQTAESPGMSPDLMQTAESSEPKRPANPRSEGISGNVTLIDQGPSVQKMAANLTAGHSYNCYELLAWLNETLQTGFTEVEQVCTGAAYCQLMDLLFPGCLDLSRVRFQSSNMVDFIHNYSLLQAAFRKVDVVQHIPIEALIKRNPTAARTFLQWFKLFFDENNKGREYHALEARGGQSMVSADSDGHSSQTPHQKLEIIVMMEGKTVEEPRKEKPRENLSSSADADVVVMISDDEDDVVFVRMEHKTEKMEATMKEESAQEIKGVEEADAAADKGSQGNNLHSSETLLRFIRRYCCDSVDTDSSVSPNTHASHPSVSAILNPSHPKDIIRASSHTPYCLYLYMGVELGGGQSTSVVLIGYFDQSSGASVVRLLHTLQLSVDTADARTSVDMDSDAHLLIEMLQKSGLSLSNLAVFYCNAPHPGRSQVFVTQLRAYSPKVVSLCGLPGMAGRACQAGLSASFSCVVHLVRDIHHHYSTHPSVNDSLKELFANAKSYNPSQPVSAQCLFIIRIVQKMVSSWRDLVEYFKSLRQTDADRIRRQLMDYKVKLNFLFLSHALEPLRALQELQHYGAADLAVELQLTSILIHSYAENLLQPSATEQFLSRRDVSLLHNENALLPTAEVNVGSHARDFLWATAVVDLGEQERSDFLNGAVAFYKAILQSLVQSLPDKLGDMALRNIATVLKHPQNITNTKLSRRVLSELGVQLGLCNARSLETGQLAYDYLSIIKNVKEEQTSGTGEGHCWTKMLGSMRPHSILHRLLLTLLALPSSLCRTQVFTKVLKSTKAPPDSGEAPRDAPQPDRWAGRRELQGDYGGRKKEEEDEESSSEHSDSFVAKPSLHVPSEHYSSTEDSDYTDDSDVVDVTEEFKTSRSSRLMKAQSLQSPQAEPVIVLCSDDEDDNMVSTSTPSSSTGVLGELVWGKLEGFPPWPGIIIPCQVENQLPGKRMVGWYGQRTSSQVSLPALRPFAAFDQYFCTRSLTTLVTYREAIFLSLEEAALRCKKEFSECLGDSDELLNQMIDWAFEGFLPTGPGGFKPTVSINGVTTTSNRPKAKKKLLLNATSSPPSFSSSTPMSSSTNTERKEAAVSLNKLLCDSTENSSLRCGGGKSVLEEGFDFVGKGTKGDMKEKASRGGWEGERDDWGGGFEKVKGGWGRGKIKGGWKGGRGQRKKSSLLDRLDADMSPDFVPHKKRTNTKTYNKDNQGNSVYTQPDQKLREETICRITDMKLDIEGFCLCCGTEDTEIFHPLFQGSLCLKCKDNFTETLYRYDEDGYQSYCTICCYGLKVILCGNDSCCRSYCDDCLNILVGPGTFESLTLLDPWICYLCQPHRPHGALIPREDWSIRVQKLFANTSAMEFEPHRVYPSIPANLRRPVRVLSLFDGIATGYLVLKDLGFKVEKYVASEVCEDSVAVAAVNHGGKIIHVGDARLITQEHIEQWGPFDLLIGGSPCNDLSIVNPLRKGLYEGTGRLFFEFYRILQLLKPEDGDPRPFFWLFENVVFMNTHDRVNICRFLECNPVLVDAVKVSPAHRARYFWGNIPGMSRPIIASQSDKLSLQDCLEIGRKARVSKVRTITTNSNSLKQGKDVSLLPVLQDGREDNLWITELEKIFGFPKHYTDVRNMNRQQRQKVLGKAWSVPVIRHLFAPLKDYFSCEELLTTSTTSLSSPASPELLQLR from the exons ATGAAGCTGAAGGAAGACCAACTAAGACGGTCGGAATTCGCAGAGGCTTTGTTGGATCTTCAACAGACAGCTGAGAGCCCGGGTATGAGCCCGGATCTGATGCAGACAGCCGAGAGCTCCGAACCGAAGCGGCCAGCGAACCCACGATCAGAGGGCATCAGTGGGAATGTGACATTAATTGATCAAG GTCCGTCCGTTCAGAAGATGGCAGCGAATTTAACTGCAGGACATTCGTATAACTGCTATGAGCTGCTGGCTTGGCTCAACGAAACTTTACAGACTGGCTTCACTGAGGTGGAGCAGGTTTGCACAG GTGCGGCCTATTGTCAGCTGATGGACTTGTTATTTCCTGGGTGCCTGGACCTTTCCAGGGTCCGGTTCCAAAGCAGTAACATGGTGGACTTTATTCACAACTACAGTTTACTGCAAGCTGCATTCAGAAAAGTTGATGTAGTCCAA CACATCCCCATTGAGGCGCTGATAAAGAGGAACCCTACAGCAGCTCGGACCTTCCTGCAGTGGTTTAAGCTGTTTTTTGATGAGAACAACAAAGGCAGGGAGTACCATGCCTTGGAGGCCAGAGGGGGACAGAGTATGGTTTCTGCTGACTCAG ATGGCCATTCCTCCCAGACCCCTCATCAGAAACTGGAGATTATTGTGATGATGGAGGGCAAAACAGTGGAGgaaccaagaaaagaaaaaccaaggGAGAATTTGAGCAGCAGTGCAGATGCAGATGTAGTAGTAATGATAtctgatgatgaggatgatgtgGTGTTTGTGAGGATGGagcacaaaacagagaaaatggaggCAACAATGAAAGAAGAGAGTGCGCAGGAGATAAAGGGAGTAGAGGAAGCAGACGCAGCAGCGGACAAGGGAAGTCAAGGAAATAACCTCCACAGCAGCGAGACTCTGTTGCGCTTCATCAGAAGATACTGTTGTGACagtgtggacacagactcaTCCGTCAGTCCAAACACTCATGCATCTCACCCTTCAGTTTCTGCCATCTTGAATCCATCCCACCCAAAAGACATTATCCGAGCCTCCTCGCACACACCGTACTGCCTCTACCTGTACATGGGGGTAGAGCTGGGCGGAGGGCAGAGCACAAGCGTAGTCCTGATTGGTTACTTTGACCAGAGTTCAGGGGCCAGCGTGGTGAGGCTGCTGCACACTCTGCAGCTGAGTGTTGACACTGCCGACGCACGGACCTCGGTCGACATGGACTCCGATGCACACCTTCTGATTGAGATGCTGCAGAAATCTGGCCTTTCTCTGTCTAACCTCGCCGTGTTTTATTGTAACGCTCCACACCCAGGGCGGAGCCAGGTGTTTGTAACCCAGCTCCGGGCTTACAGCCCGAAGGTGGTGTCTCTCTGCGGCCTCCCTGGGATGGCAGGGAGAGCCTGCCAGGCCGGACTCAGTGCTTCTTTTAGTTGCGTGGTCCACCTGGTTAGAGACATCCATCATCACTACTCCACCCACCCCTCAGTTAATGACAGTCTGAAAGAGCTGTTTGCTAATGCAAAGTCTTATAACCCATCGCAGCCTGTCTCTGCGCAGTGTTTATTTATCATCCGCATTGTGCAGAAGATGGTCAGCAGCTGGAGGGACTTAGTGGAGTATTTTAAGTCACTGAGGCAAACAGATGCTGATCGTATCAGAAGGCAGCTGATGGATTATAAAGTTAAACTgaacttcctcttcctctctcacgcTTTGGAACCGCTTCGCGCTCTTCAAGAACTGCAGCACTATGGCGCAGCGGACCTGgctgtggagctgcagctgacctCCATACTGATCCACTCCTACGCAGAGAACCTCCTCCAGCCCTCCGCCACGGAGCAGTTTCTCAGCAGGCGAGACGTGAGTCTCCTCCACAATGAAAATGCGCTGCTCCCCACAGCAGAGGTGAACGTAGGCTCCCATGCCAGAGACTTCCTGTGGGCCACTGCTGTCGTGGATCTCGGGGAACAGGAGAGGAGTGACTTCCTGAACGGTGCCGTGGCTTTCTATAAAGCAATACTGCAGAGTTTAGTGCAGAGCCTTCCCGATAAGCTTGGAGACATGGCACTGAGGAATATCGCCACAGTGCTGAAACATCCTCAAAATATCACT aaCACTAAGTTGTCCAGGCGAGTGCTGTCAGAGTTGGGAGTTCAGCTTGGTCTGTGTAATGCCAGGTCTCTAGAAACAGGCCAGCTGGCATATGACTACCTCAGTATCATTAAGAATGTGAAGGAGGAACAGACCAGCGGAACAGGAGAAGGTCATTGCTGGACGAAG ATGTTGGGGAGCATGAGACCACACTCTATCCTGCACAGACTCCTCCTGACCCTCCTGGCCCTGCCAAGCTCTCTGTGCAGGACACAGGTGTTTACCAAG GTGTTGAAAAGCACCAAGGCTCCTCCTGACAGCGGGGAAGCCCCCAGAGACGCACCTCAACCAGACAGGTGGGCAGGAAGAAGGGAACTACAGGGAGATTATGGTggcaggaagaaagaagaggaggatgaagagagtTCATCGGAGCATAGTGACAGTTTCGTGGCCAAACCCAGTCTACATGTTCCCTCCGAACACTACAGCAGTACGGAGGACTCGGACTACACAGATGATTCAG ATGTGGTTGATGTTACAGAAGAATTCAAAACGTCTCGGAGCAGCAGACTCATGAAGGCGCAAA GCCTGCAGAGTCCACAGGCAGAGCCTGTCATCGTTTTGTGCAGTGATGATGAAGACGACAACATGGTTTCAACAAGCACACCATCCAGCTCAACAGGAGTGTTG GGGGAGCTGGTCTGGGGTAAGTTGGAGGGCTTTCCTCCCTGGCCAGGCATCATCATACCCTGTCAGGTAGAGAATCAGCTTCCAGGGAAGAGGATGGTGGGCTGGTACGGACAGAGGACGTCCTCTCAG GTCAGTTTGCCTGCTCTGAGACCTTTTGCTGCCTTTGACCAATACTTCTGTACCCGCTCCCTCACCACCCTCGTCACCTACAGAGAAGCCATTTTCTTGTCGCTGGAG GAGGCGGCCCTTCGCTGTAAGAAAGAGTTTTCTGAGTGTCTTGGGGACAGTGATGAGCTGCTGAACCAGATGATCGACTGGGCCTTTGAAGGGTTTCTACCCACAGGGCCAGGCGGATTCAAACCAACGGTTTCCATAAACG GTGTTACTACAACAAGCAACAGACCGAAGGCGAAGAAGAAACTCCTCCTGAAcgccacctcctctcctccctccttcagctcctccaccccTATGAGCAGCAGTACCAACACTGAGAGGAAGGAAGCAGCTGTCTCCTTGAACAAACTGTTGTGTGACTCCACAGAGAATTCTTCCCTCAGATGTGGAGGCGGAAAATCTGTGTTGGAAGAAGGATTTGATTTTGTGGGAAAAGGCACTAAAGGAGACATGAAGGAAAAAGCATCCAGAGGAGgatgggaaggagagagagatgactggGGAGGAGGATTTGAGAAGGTGAAGGGGGGATGGGGAAGAGGTAAAATTAAGGGAGgatggaaaggagggaggggtcagaggaagaaaagcagcCTGTTAGATAGGCTTGATGCTGACATGTCTCCAGACTTTGTGCCGCACAAGAAGAGGACCAACACCAAAACGTACAACAAGGACAACCAGGGGAACAGCGTGTACACCCAGCCGGACCAGAAACTCCGAg AGGAGACCATCTGTAGGATCACAGACATGAAACTGGACATCGAAG gcttctgtttgtgttgtggaaCTGAAGACACTGAGATATTCCACCCTCTGTTTCAAGGCAGCCTCTGCTTAAAGTGTAAA GATAACTTTACAGAGACTCTGTATCGTTATGATGAAGATGGATATCAGTCGTACTGTACCATCTGCTGCTACGGACTGAAGGTCATACTGTGTGGCAACGATAGCTGCTGCAG ATCTTACTGTGACGACTGTCTGAACATCCTCGTCGGCCCAGGGACGTTTGAGTCACTGACGCTGCTGGACCCGTGGATCTGCTACCTGTGTCAGCCTCACCGGCCCCATGGTGCCCTGATTCCCAGGGAGGACTGGAGCATTCGTGTTCAGAAGCTGTTTGCCAACACCAGCGCCATGGAGTTT GAGCCGCACCGTGTTTACCCATCCATCCCTGCCAACCTGCGAAGACCAGTTCGAGTCCTCTCACTGTTCGATGGCATAGCCACAG gctaCCTGGTGCTGAAGGATCTTGGCTTTAAAGTAGAGAAATACGTCGCGTCAGAGGTTTGTGAGGATTCGGTTGCCGTGGCGGCCGTCAACCATGGTGGGAAGATCATCCATGTCGGTGACGCCCGGCTCATCACCCAGGAACAt ATCGAGCAGTGGGGTCCGTTTGATTTGCTGATCGGTGGCAGCCCCTGTAATGACCTGTCCATCGTCAACCCACTCAGAAAAGGCCTCTATG AGGGCACCGGCAGGCTTTTCTTTGAGTTCTACCGCATCCTTCAGCTGCTGAAGCCCGAAGACGGAGACCCCAGGCCATTCTTCTGGCTGTTTGAGAACGTGGTCTTCATGAACACACATGACAGAGTCAACATCTGCCGCTTCCTCGAG TGCAACCCGGTGCTGGTGGATGCAGTCAAAGTGAGCCCGGCCCACAGAGCTCGTTACTTCTGGGGGAACATCCCGGGGATGAGCAG GCCCATCATAGCCTCCCAGAGCGACAAGCTGAGTCTCCAGGACTGTTTAGAGATCGGTAGAAAAGCCAGG GTCAGTAAGGTGAGGACGATCACCACCAATTCAAACTCTCTGAAGCAGGGCAAAGATGTGTCTCTGCTGCCCGTCCTCCAGGACGGCAGAGAGGACAACCTCTGGATCACCGAACTAGAAAA AATCTTTGGTTTCCCCAAACATTACACCGACGTGAGGAACATGAACCggcagcagaggcagaaggTGCTGGGGAAGGCGTGGAGTGTGCCGGTCATTCGCCACCTCTTCGCTCCCCTGAAGGACTATTTTTCCTGCGAGGAGCTTCTGACCACGTCCACCAcctccctgtcctctcctgcctctccagAGCTGCTTCAGCTGAGATAG